Proteins from a genomic interval of Rubinisphaera italica:
- a CDS encoding HIT domain-containing protein: MNLHPQLQADCHLLGHYDICTVLLHKNKTIPWFILVPEMDQIDLLDLEEETRTCVLQECQRISKYLKQTRNFPKVNFASLGNVVPQLHIHVIGRHPQDACWPAPVWGNLKETLSYEPREVESIREELIQNYGMKM; the protein is encoded by the coding sequence ATGAATCTACATCCACAGTTGCAAGCCGATTGTCATCTCCTGGGACACTACGATATCTGCACTGTCCTGCTCCATAAAAACAAAACGATCCCCTGGTTCATTCTTGTTCCGGAGATGGATCAGATTGATTTACTCGATCTGGAAGAAGAGACTCGAACATGCGTACTTCAGGAATGTCAACGAATTTCAAAGTACCTTAAGCAGACTCGTAATTTCCCCAAAGTCAATTTTGCGAGCCTGGGAAATGTCGTGCCACAATTGCACATTCATGTGATCGGCCGCCATCCTCAAGATGCCTGCTGGCCTGCTCCGGTCTGGGGGAATCTCAAAGAGACTCTCTCTTACGAACCGCGTGAAGTGGAATCGATCCGGGAGGAACTGATTCAGAATTATGGAATGAAGATGTAA
- a CDS encoding superoxide dismutase, with product MAYSLPQLPYGYDALEPHIDAKTMEIHHTKHHQAYINKVNDALEGHADLAGKSIEDLMSDLSAVPESIRGAVRNNGGGHANHSLFWTIMSPNGGGAPSGDLAAAIDKKFGSLDAFKTEFSNAAATRFGSGWAWLSVSNGELVVESTPNQDTPLSEGRTPICGLDVWEHAYYLNYQNRRPDYVSAFWNVVDWDAVAKRYADAK from the coding sequence ATGGCTTATTCATTACCACAACTTCCGTATGGCTACGATGCACTCGAGCCCCACATTGATGCCAAAACGATGGAAATCCATCACACCAAGCACCATCAGGCATACATCAACAAAGTGAACGACGCCCTTGAAGGCCACGCCGATCTGGCAGGCAAGTCGATCGAAGATCTGATGAGTGATTTGAGTGCAGTGCCCGAATCGATTCGCGGAGCGGTCCGCAACAATGGCGGCGGGCATGCGAACCACTCACTGTTCTGGACCATCATGAGTCCGAATGGTGGTGGAGCTCCAAGTGGCGATCTCGCAGCTGCCATCGACAAGAAATTCGGTTCTCTCGATGCCTTCAAAACCGAATTCAGCAATGCCGCTGCCACCCGCTTCGGAAGTGGCTGGGCCTGGTTATCTGTCAGCAATGGCGAACTGGTTGTGGAAAGCACACCAAACCAGGACACTCCGCTTTCAGAAGGTCGTACTCCGATCTGTGGACTGGATGTCTGGGAACACGCTTATTATCTGAACTATCAAAATCGCCGTCCCGACTACGTCTCCGCATTCTGGAACGTTGTCGACTGGGATGCCGTCGCGAAACGCTACGCCGACGCCAAGTAA
- a CDS encoding phosphate acyltransferase, which translates to MSNLPTFETLYERASQTESPIGVAAAGGADETVLTALHQAAAFGWVKPYVCGLENDIRSLCEQLKLDATQFEIVDSDSPAQSAVELIHQGHVSLMMKGQIATPDLMKAILNRETGLRTGRAIGQIVLMEIPRDEKVFLMTDTGISIRPTVDQKKDLMIQLIETAHKLGCSVPNIALMAATEKINEAMPETLEMPELIRFSQQEFPEQCHASGPLSFDLAYHAIAGSRKGIEDPVIGKADGMLFSDLLSANLTVKAIMYTAKCQFGGILCGTSVPVVFMSRADDVSTRLNSLAYALELVRNSPTASAT; encoded by the coding sequence ATGTCGAACCTGCCTACTTTTGAGACTTTGTACGAACGAGCCAGCCAGACGGAGTCACCAATTGGAGTGGCTGCCGCTGGTGGTGCCGATGAAACGGTCTTAACGGCCCTGCATCAGGCAGCCGCCTTTGGATGGGTGAAACCTTACGTGTGCGGATTGGAAAATGACATTCGATCATTGTGCGAGCAACTGAAACTGGATGCGACTCAATTTGAAATTGTCGATAGCGATTCGCCCGCTCAATCAGCTGTCGAATTGATTCATCAAGGCCATGTATCGCTGATGATGAAAGGTCAAATCGCGACTCCCGATTTGATGAAAGCCATATTGAATCGTGAAACTGGCTTACGAACGGGGCGTGCAATTGGGCAGATCGTACTGATGGAAATTCCGAGGGATGAAAAAGTCTTTCTCATGACCGATACTGGAATTTCCATTCGGCCGACGGTTGATCAAAAAAAAGATTTGATGATTCAATTGATCGAGACTGCCCACAAGCTGGGTTGCTCAGTTCCCAACATTGCCTTGATGGCTGCGACCGAAAAAATCAATGAAGCAATGCCTGAAACACTCGAAATGCCTGAACTCATCAGATTTTCTCAACAGGAATTTCCAGAGCAATGTCACGCTTCTGGACCGCTTTCGTTCGATCTGGCTTATCATGCAATCGCGGGAAGTCGTAAGGGAATTGAGGATCCAGTGATCGGCAAAGCCGATGGTATGTTGTTTTCCGATTTGCTCTCAGCAAACTTGACCGTCAAAGCAATAATGTACACAGCTAAATGTCAATTCGGAGGCATCCTCTGTGGCACTTCGGTTCCCGTAGTCTTCATGTCTCGTGCTGATGACGTCTCCACACGATTAAACTCACTGGCCTATGCTCTGGAACTCGTTCGAAATTCTCCCACAGCCTCCGCAACATAA
- a CDS encoding serine hydrolase domain-containing protein produces MFNRFQQVVEEGIAKNLHYGVQLSVSVEDQIFDEAFGTIDQNIPLQAEDSLCWLSAAKPITAVGILILQEHNSLSIDETLGEILPQFQNSQHASIPLRNLLTHSSSLREVSVHWPEASWPEILETIANSQPVENWSEDKSAAYLPSTSWFLLGSVIEQRSGQSYVDFIQQEILNPAGMQQTRCIADSSHASSAHEVLLYDRVKGQLELSPYLERMKALSPSPGSSFRGPAADLRLFFDMLRSEGKGEFGQVISQASIDQMVLRHRKGRVDQTLQHIVDYGLGVILDSNEYGPQTVPYGFGTQCSTKTFGHGGSQCAIAFADPVRQRSVVIVANGRPGEGQHQRRFRQLLEALELDLKSID; encoded by the coding sequence ATGTTTAATCGTTTTCAACAGGTCGTCGAAGAGGGGATTGCTAAAAATCTGCATTATGGTGTTCAACTGAGCGTTTCGGTCGAAGATCAAATCTTCGACGAAGCTTTTGGAACCATTGATCAAAACATTCCATTACAAGCAGAAGATTCCCTGTGTTGGCTCTCGGCTGCCAAGCCGATTACTGCTGTAGGAATACTGATTCTGCAAGAACACAATTCGCTATCCATTGACGAAACGCTGGGAGAAATTTTACCTCAGTTTCAGAATTCACAGCATGCTTCGATCCCTCTCAGGAATTTGTTAACTCACTCTTCGTCTTTGAGGGAAGTTTCTGTTCATTGGCCGGAAGCTTCCTGGCCGGAAATCCTGGAGACGATTGCCAACTCGCAACCTGTCGAGAACTGGAGTGAGGATAAGTCCGCTGCTTATCTCCCCTCGACCAGTTGGTTTCTACTCGGAAGTGTGATCGAGCAGCGTTCCGGTCAATCGTATGTCGATTTCATCCAGCAGGAAATTTTGAATCCGGCTGGTATGCAGCAAACCCGTTGCATTGCTGATTCGTCTCACGCATCCTCTGCACATGAAGTTCTGCTTTATGATCGTGTTAAAGGACAACTGGAGTTGAGTCCCTATCTGGAACGAATGAAAGCGTTAAGCCCCTCTCCCGGTTCGAGCTTTCGAGGCCCGGCAGCCGATTTACGACTTTTCTTTGACATGCTGCGTTCCGAAGGGAAAGGGGAGTTTGGTCAGGTGATTTCCCAAGCTTCTATTGATCAGATGGTTCTGAGACATCGAAAAGGACGAGTCGACCAAACATTACAGCATATTGTCGATTATGGTCTAGGAGTCATTCTCGATTCAAATGAATATGGACCTCAGACCGTCCCTTATGGATTTGGCACTCAATGTTCCACAAAAACATTCGGGCATGGGGGATCGCAATGTGCCATCGCCTTTGCCGATCCTGTTCGTCAGAGAAGTGTGGTCATTGTTGCGAATGGTCGTCCCGGAGAAGGGCAGCATCAACGGCGATTTCGACAACTTCTCGAAGCACTGGAACTGGATCTGAAGTCTATCGATTAA
- a CDS encoding ExbD/TolR family protein gives MNSGFLNSELPSRKRFGNEADLDITPMIDVTFLLLIFFMVTSTMQSAPDIELPVAHHGTGVSRNENVIVSVIDRDGIPILMAGDPPAPEMSMEEIVEYAKQLSEAGKTGIIVKASGTIPSGYIKQLTQRLQAIGDVRFHYAVSDQTQVQ, from the coding sequence ATGAACTCAGGCTTTCTCAATTCTGAACTTCCCTCCCGTAAACGCTTCGGAAATGAAGCCGACCTGGATATCACGCCTATGATTGACGTGACATTCCTGTTGCTGATTTTTTTCATGGTCACTTCAACAATGCAATCCGCTCCTGATATAGAATTGCCGGTGGCTCATCACGGAACCGGAGTCAGTCGCAATGAGAATGTGATTGTCTCGGTGATCGACCGCGACGGAATTCCCATCCTCATGGCTGGAGATCCTCCGGCTCCAGAGATGTCGATGGAAGAAATTGTCGAATACGCGAAGCAGCTCAGTGAAGCGGGAAAGACAGGAATTATCGTGAAGGCATCTGGAACAATTCCCTCTGGTTATATCAAGCAATTGACGCAGCGTTTGCAGGCCATTGGCGATGTGCGTTTCCATTATGCTGTCAGCGATCAGACTCAGGTGCAATGA
- a CDS encoding ExbD/TolR family protein — MLTTCPRCGSETPVPLLEDNAEVSLKPNQKEIVSEPERNLQNTQKDQSGIKTLATAENSSDAEEEEFQLRRAQTDFEEMDLTPMVDVTFLLLIFFMVTASFSIEKSIEVPPPNPDQEGASQTIQPLEELENQSILVEIDAENRFFIESEEVQDFRELPTLLADVRTRDSKNEVIITVDERSHHESIVQVIDAAQEIGLQRIRWGVMSNE, encoded by the coding sequence ATGCTGACGACCTGTCCGCGTTGCGGCAGCGAAACTCCGGTCCCGCTGCTTGAAGATAATGCTGAAGTTTCTTTGAAACCTAACCAGAAAGAGATCGTTTCAGAGCCTGAAAGAAATCTACAGAATACTCAGAAGGATCAATCGGGAATAAAGACTCTGGCGACAGCCGAGAACTCATCGGATGCAGAGGAAGAAGAATTCCAATTACGGAGGGCTCAAACTGATTTTGAGGAGATGGATCTGACTCCGATGGTCGATGTCACCTTTTTGTTACTGATTTTTTTCATGGTGACGGCTTCATTTTCCATTGAGAAATCAATTGAAGTCCCCCCGCCCAATCCTGATCAGGAAGGAGCTTCTCAAACGATTCAACCGCTCGAAGAGCTGGAAAACCAATCGATTCTTGTCGAAATCGATGCCGAAAATCGTTTCTTTATTGAATCCGAAGAAGTTCAGGATTTTCGGGAACTTCCCACACTGCTCGCTGACGTCCGTACCCGGGATTCGAAGAATGAAGTGATTATTACCGTTGATGAACGTTCGCATCATGAATCAATCGTTCAGGTGATCGATGCGGCTCAGGAAATTGGACTGCAGCGCATTCGCTGGGGTGTGATGTCGAATGAATAA
- a CDS encoding enoyl-CoA hydratase produces the protein MNETPILLTETAEGICQLILNRPERRNALSLSLLQTLQAELDRIGTTPSIRVVVISANGPAFCAGHDLGEMVERPSEEYRELFEVCSNVMQMVRRIPQPVIAKVQGMATAAGCQLVAACDLAVATNESRFATPGVKIGLFCTTPMVPLVRAVPAKVAMEMLLTGQPLSAQRAYEVGLINRVVESSELDATVDLFCQSIIASSPMTVRVGKEAFYRQLSLSEPQAYNDAVDVMTDNVMKADAQEGMQAFLEKRPPQWTDQ, from the coding sequence ATGAATGAAACCCCAATTCTACTCACTGAAACGGCTGAGGGAATCTGTCAGTTGATTCTGAATCGACCGGAACGAAGAAATGCCTTGTCGCTTTCTCTGTTGCAGACATTGCAGGCGGAATTGGATCGGATTGGAACAACACCGTCCATCCGAGTCGTTGTCATCTCTGCCAATGGGCCAGCCTTTTGTGCAGGGCACGATCTTGGAGAGATGGTTGAACGTCCATCCGAGGAATATCGGGAATTATTTGAAGTCTGTTCGAATGTCATGCAAATGGTTCGTCGGATTCCTCAACCGGTGATTGCGAAAGTGCAGGGGATGGCGACTGCGGCTGGTTGCCAGTTGGTTGCCGCCTGCGATCTAGCGGTCGCCACGAACGAATCTCGCTTCGCGACACCGGGTGTGAAAATCGGTCTGTTCTGCACAACGCCTATGGTGCCACTTGTCCGAGCCGTTCCTGCGAAAGTGGCCATGGAAATGCTGCTGACAGGGCAACCACTTTCTGCTCAACGGGCTTATGAAGTCGGTTTGATCAATCGGGTTGTCGAATCCAGTGAACTTGACGCCACAGTCGATTTGTTTTGTCAATCCATAATCGCTTCAAGCCCAATGACAGTTCGCGTAGGAAAAGAAGCCTTTTATCGACAACTTTCTCTGAGTGAGCCTCAGGCCTACAACGATGCTGTCGATGTGATGACAGACAATGTCATGAAAGCCGATGCTCAGGAAGGTATGCAGGCCTTTCTCGAAAAGCGTCCACCACAGTGGACCGATCAGTAG
- a CDS encoding outer membrane protein assembly factor BamB family protein, with translation MPYLDIYHKKELIRQLELTRKEPVTIGQHSSNVIIIDDDDMPVLYARILWNKRANCYEISSASESDLVISGQNLRNKMLRNNDEIEIANSRLIFFDRDLVELINPSSEEIETENVEEEKSKLKPSKPVKESRQDKNSVREQVKLSRPIQAKEEESVKAWLTRSRRPGEREAARSPLVTTLTIVAILLSLAAGGVYLLIGRQSAQMSYQAAKEDREQKKFSQAIIKYEKFLSDFPTHKLADTARVERDLSEIDKTLSGAGADLMSAIEAIRVFVERHRSREDFRDWYPLLATYSRRVSLEGYRQASRLHDPEFVKLGDEGRQLFGRFKATDGSDAAEEQEIAQGKRSALADLLEFDVKQKSLNELDRALKDQQSAEAFQIFRNAVNRYPVFSKQKEFTSRIQQALEIELKGVKQVEQAQPASVADAAGPVLQKTYLFDLQANRLDVEADGKPVWLVSDNNCFAVERMSGQLKWITKAGKKRAFDPLDLSVKYDCWLVSTQENYGLSLVRCSDGEILWNTLFNSPVTVEPTISGSVIYVVTEDQKLTAIDADSGENMKSLEFRQPLSAPAAELDSRLLCCVGSQDVVYLIDRQTWECVEVRYYGHAPQTITSRPLIISKNLLVVENDQLRTGRIRVLQLLEKAWDFNIVHAERLPGRALGHPVLWGDRLFLEMNGPQIAAWQLSDDPGDAFLKRITNASVPYSADVRLYLKPFEGDRVLIAGENLRKLTLLTNAFAQTKTSIELGHATQGIQMHGVHAYVAGVKDPRIGSQFFHYDSQQDETYWRINVSCDLVGFLPTSPETNSATGIDQAGRIFQLTRKTTGRLSTTQPTESLFSNRPLQSTGQSQVHFVRQESTGQSVVVYENEVKIISPQGQVERSGKLPEKCMFAPAISGNNILWAGQKGIHLTSLADFQDVADPWFTEVNAEGSPSLRVSQLISLTGERFIAVTNGQSIIELTIREDPRRHLAVTGQFDCDSTIVDQVEVDGEIIYIATSDGRLLEIDDQSLLLIRQRTLPGNPLSGPQRIGPHVLIEIEGNQLFALSTEAEQTNWSLSLQQSALATEVISLSDNRLLVCLQSGEIFVVDSQSGQIIKSLKLTSAVSCPPLVRSTEVDFALIEGTVVTISQTQLEGQE, from the coding sequence ATGCCTTATCTGGACATTTATCATAAAAAGGAGCTCATCCGTCAGCTTGAGTTGACGCGAAAAGAACCGGTCACGATTGGTCAGCATTCCTCGAATGTGATTATCATTGATGATGACGATATGCCAGTGTTATACGCCAGAATTCTCTGGAATAAGCGGGCGAACTGCTACGAAATCTCCAGTGCGAGTGAGTCTGATCTCGTGATCTCCGGTCAGAATCTGCGCAATAAAATGCTCAGGAACAATGATGAGATCGAGATTGCAAACTCCCGACTGATCTTTTTTGATCGAGATCTGGTCGAACTCATCAATCCCTCCTCTGAAGAGATTGAAACTGAAAACGTTGAAGAGGAAAAAAGTAAACTGAAGCCCAGCAAGCCTGTCAAAGAGAGTCGCCAAGATAAAAATAGTGTCCGGGAGCAAGTCAAACTTTCACGTCCGATTCAAGCCAAAGAAGAAGAATCTGTCAAAGCCTGGTTGACACGCTCGCGACGTCCGGGGGAACGGGAGGCGGCTCGTTCTCCACTGGTGACAACACTGACCATCGTCGCCATTCTGCTGTCTCTGGCAGCCGGCGGTGTCTATTTGCTGATTGGTCGACAGTCTGCCCAGATGTCCTACCAGGCTGCCAAAGAGGATCGCGAGCAGAAAAAGTTTTCTCAGGCGATTATCAAGTATGAAAAATTTCTGAGTGATTTCCCGACTCATAAATTAGCAGATACGGCTCGTGTGGAACGCGATCTCTCAGAAATCGACAAGACCTTATCGGGTGCAGGAGCCGATTTGATGTCTGCCATTGAAGCGATCCGTGTCTTTGTCGAACGACATCGCTCCCGCGAGGATTTTCGAGACTGGTATCCCCTGCTGGCGACTTATTCTCGTCGAGTCTCGCTGGAAGGATATCGGCAGGCCAGCCGACTGCACGATCCTGAATTTGTCAAACTGGGAGATGAAGGCCGTCAGCTGTTTGGACGTTTCAAAGCGACCGATGGTTCCGATGCAGCCGAAGAGCAGGAGATTGCTCAGGGTAAACGAAGCGCACTTGCGGACCTGCTTGAGTTTGATGTCAAACAGAAAAGCCTGAATGAACTTGATCGAGCATTGAAAGATCAGCAATCCGCAGAAGCTTTTCAGATATTTCGAAATGCGGTCAATCGGTATCCCGTTTTTTCGAAGCAGAAAGAATTTACCTCACGTATTCAACAGGCGTTGGAAATTGAATTGAAGGGAGTCAAACAGGTCGAGCAGGCTCAGCCCGCTTCTGTCGCTGATGCAGCCGGTCCTGTACTGCAGAAGACTTATCTCTTCGATCTTCAGGCAAATCGTCTCGATGTCGAAGCCGATGGCAAACCTGTCTGGCTGGTTTCTGACAACAATTGCTTTGCAGTCGAACGCATGAGTGGTCAACTCAAGTGGATAACAAAAGCCGGAAAGAAACGTGCATTCGATCCGCTGGATCTCTCGGTCAAGTACGACTGCTGGCTCGTCTCAACCCAGGAGAATTATGGCCTCTCACTCGTTCGCTGCAGTGATGGAGAAATACTCTGGAATACTTTGTTCAATTCACCTGTCACTGTCGAGCCGACAATTTCGGGAAGTGTGATTTATGTCGTTACCGAAGACCAGAAACTCACAGCCATCGATGCTGATTCCGGCGAGAACATGAAGTCTCTGGAGTTTCGTCAACCACTTTCTGCCCCAGCTGCGGAGTTGGATTCCCGCTTATTGTGCTGTGTCGGTTCTCAGGATGTTGTCTATCTGATAGACCGCCAAACCTGGGAATGTGTGGAAGTTCGTTATTATGGTCATGCTCCGCAGACAATTACATCGCGTCCGCTGATCATATCAAAGAATTTACTGGTCGTTGAAAATGATCAATTGCGAACGGGTCGTATCCGTGTCCTGCAGCTTTTGGAGAAAGCGTGGGATTTCAATATTGTTCACGCAGAGCGCCTTCCCGGTAGAGCACTCGGACATCCCGTGCTGTGGGGAGACCGATTGTTTCTGGAGATGAATGGTCCTCAGATCGCGGCCTGGCAACTTTCCGATGATCCGGGAGATGCATTCCTGAAGCGGATTACAAACGCAAGTGTTCCCTATTCCGCCGATGTCCGGTTGTATCTCAAGCCCTTTGAAGGAGATCGGGTGTTGATTGCGGGAGAAAATCTCCGCAAACTGACACTGCTGACCAATGCATTTGCTCAAACAAAAACATCAATCGAACTTGGACATGCGACACAGGGAATTCAAATGCATGGCGTTCATGCATACGTTGCCGGAGTGAAAGATCCGCGAATTGGCTCGCAATTTTTTCACTACGATTCACAGCAGGATGAAACCTACTGGCGTATCAATGTTTCCTGTGACCTTGTCGGATTCCTGCCAACTTCTCCAGAGACGAATTCTGCAACTGGAATCGATCAGGCCGGGAGAATATTTCAGTTGACTCGAAAGACAACAGGTCGGCTCTCAACAACACAGCCAACCGAATCTCTTTTCAGCAATCGACCGCTTCAGTCGACAGGTCAATCTCAGGTTCATTTTGTAAGGCAGGAAAGCACTGGCCAGTCGGTCGTTGTTTACGAGAATGAAGTCAAAATCATCTCCCCTCAGGGACAGGTGGAACGTTCTGGGAAATTGCCGGAAAAATGCATGTTCGCTCCAGCAATCAGTGGCAATAATATTTTATGGGCAGGCCAAAAGGGAATTCATCTTACCTCGCTGGCCGATTTTCAAGATGTTGCCGATCCCTGGTTTACTGAAGTGAACGCCGAAGGCTCCCCTTCCCTGAGAGTCTCTCAGTTGATTTCTCTCACTGGGGAACGATTTATTGCAGTCACAAACGGTCAGTCAATTATTGAACTGACGATCAGAGAAGATCCCCGCCGGCATCTGGCAGTGACTGGACAATTTGATTGTGACAGCACGATTGTGGATCAAGTCGAAGTTGATGGCGAAATCATATATATTGCCACCAGCGATGGTCGATTACTGGAAATTGATGACCAATCGCTGTTACTGATTCGGCAAAGAACTCTTCCTGGAAATCCATTAAGTGGTCCTCAACGAATCGGTCCACATGTGCTAATTGAAATTGAAGGAAATCAACTGTTTGCGCTTTCAACGGAGGCAGAACAAACCAACTGGTCGCTTTCTTTGCAGCAATCTGCACTGGCAACCGAAGTGATCTCGCTCTCTGACAATCGCTTGCTGGTCTGCCTGCAAAGTGGTGAGATATTCGTCGTTGACTCTCAATCTGGTCAGATTATCAAATCGCTGAAATTGACCTCAGCAGTCAGTTGCCCTCCGCTCGTGCGGTCTACAGAGGTTGACTTTGCACTGATTGAGGGAACTGTCGTAACCATTTCGCAAACTCAACTGGAAGGTCAGGAGTAA